A single genomic interval of Nostoc commune NIES-4072 harbors:
- a CDS encoding pyridoxamine 5'-phosphate oxidase family protein — protein MAKVFDCITEEQQGFIAAQHLFFVGSAPLSPTGHVNLSPKGLGCFRVISPNRVGYVDLTGSGNETSAHLEENGRITFMFCAFEEPACILRLYGQGKTILPSSPDWDSLYSLFVPMPGTRQIIVADIEKVQTSCGFGVPLYEYQGERETLVNWASKKGEEGVREYQQQKNLVSIDGLATPLSKLS, from the coding sequence ATGGCTAAAGTTTTTGACTGTATTACTGAGGAACAGCAAGGCTTTATTGCAGCCCAACACCTTTTCTTTGTTGGCTCTGCACCCTTGAGTCCTACGGGTCATGTTAACCTCTCTCCTAAAGGTTTAGGCTGCTTTCGTGTCATCTCTCCCAACCGTGTAGGTTACGTAGACCTTACAGGCAGTGGTAACGAAACATCAGCGCATTTGGAAGAAAATGGGCGAATAACCTTCATGTTTTGCGCCTTTGAAGAACCCGCGTGTATCCTGCGTCTTTACGGCCAAGGAAAGACGATTTTACCGAGTTCTCCAGATTGGGACTCCTTGTACTCTTTATTTGTGCCGATGCCTGGAACTCGTCAAATTATCGTCGCTGATATCGAAAAAGTACAGACTTCTTGTGGTTTTGGCGTACCACTTTATGAATATCAAGGTGAGCGCGAGACTTTAGTAAACTGGGCTAGTAAAAAAGGCGAAGAGGGAGTTCGAGAATATCAACAGCAAAAAAATCTTGTCAGCATTGACGGTTTAGCCACACCACTGAGTAAATTATCTTAG
- a CDS encoding GNAT family N-acetyltransferase → MDYSIRPLTQQDEPFLWQMLYEAAHLQEQGNLTVQDAMNNPDLAKYVKDWGRKDDSGFVAILESSNQPIGAAWLRLLTSENQGYGYVDDEIPELAIAILPQHRNKGIGTQLLTHLLAAAKTSYSSISLSTRATNRAVGLYKRFGWEVVADSETINRVGSISFKMKIDF, encoded by the coding sequence ATGGATTATTCTATTCGTCCACTCACACAGCAAGATGAGCCTTTTCTTTGGCAAATGCTTTACGAAGCAGCCCATCTGCAAGAACAAGGTAATTTGACAGTGCAGGATGCAATGAATAATCCTGATTTGGCAAAATATGTTAAAGATTGGGGACGTAAAGATGATAGCGGCTTTGTCGCTATTCTGGAAAGTAGTAATCAACCGATAGGAGCGGCATGGCTGCGTCTATTGACAAGTGAAAATCAAGGATATGGCTATGTTGATGACGAAATTCCTGAACTAGCTATTGCCATTCTTCCTCAACATAGAAATAAAGGCATAGGAACGCAGTTACTCACACATTTGTTAGCAGCAGCTAAAACATCTTATTCATCAATATCACTTAGTACCAGAGCGACAAATCGAGCCGTGGGTTTGTATAAACGATTTGGCTGGGAAGTTGTTGCTGACAGTGAGACAATCAATCGAGTTGGTAGCATCTCTTTTAAGATGAAAATTGATTTTTAA
- a CDS encoding LysR family transcriptional regulator, which translates to MELRHLRYFIAVAEELHFTKAAERLHIAQPPLSQQIQQLEAELGVKLFERKTKRQVQLTEAGKVFLQEAYQLLVQLETAVERTQRTGRGETGQLRIGFTSLVIYDLLPLILRQFREQFMEVELVLLELTTSKQEQALRDSLIHVGFAHPPLEDDTLSYKCIHSETLVVALSSTHSLAEKEHICVQSLLSEPLIMFPRYLAPGLYDRIMSLFQQVNFKPNITQEAIQMQTIIGLVSAGMGVAITPSSLQNLQRSGVVYRPILEEVPVIETAVIWQQNNLTPILENFLKFTQKAISKFKEIHDY; encoded by the coding sequence ATGGAACTACGACACCTGCGCTACTTTATTGCTGTAGCTGAGGAACTACATTTTACTAAAGCCGCAGAAAGGCTGCATATAGCTCAACCGCCTTTGAGCCAACAAATTCAGCAACTAGAAGCAGAACTAGGAGTAAAACTTTTTGAACGCAAAACTAAGCGACAAGTACAACTAACAGAAGCTGGTAAGGTTTTTTTACAAGAGGCTTATCAACTACTGGTGCAACTAGAAACAGCAGTGGAGCGGACTCAAAGGACTGGAAGAGGTGAAACAGGTCAACTCCGAATCGGATTTACTAGTTTGGTAATTTACGACCTATTACCCTTAATTTTGCGGCAATTTCGTGAGCAATTTATGGAAGTAGAACTAGTCTTACTAGAGTTAACTACAAGTAAACAGGAGCAAGCACTGAGAGATTCATTAATCCATGTGGGTTTTGCTCATCCACCTTTAGAAGATGACACATTATCTTATAAATGCATTCACAGCGAAACTTTAGTTGTGGCTTTGTCCTCAACTCATTCATTGGCTGAAAAAGAACACATCTGTGTACAATCACTTTTAAGTGAACCTTTGATCATGTTTCCCCGCTATCTAGCCCCAGGACTTTATGATCGCATCATGAGTCTTTTTCAGCAGGTAAATTTCAAACCTAACATTACTCAGGAGGCAATTCAAATGCAAACAATTATTGGACTAGTCTCGGCTGGAATGGGCGTGGCGATTACACCATCTTCTCTACAGAATCTTCAAAGGTCTGGTGTAGTTTATCGTCCTATTCTTGAAGAAGTACCTGTAATAGAAACTGCTGTGATCTGGCAGCAAAACAATTTAACGCCTATTCTAGAGAATTTTTTAAAATTTACTCAAAAAGCTATTAGTAAGTTTAAAGAAATACACGACTACTAA
- the arfB gene encoding alternative ribosome rescue aminoacyl-tRNA hydrolase ArfB, with product MLQISNKVIIPQSEIQINAIRSQGAGGQNVNKVSTAIHLRFDIAASSLPNYYKEQLLKLNDRRITQDGVIVIKAQEHRSQENNRESALKRLQELIQSAVVVTIKRKSTKPSRSSQRKRLDYKTKRGQVKSNRAEVTDY from the coding sequence ATGCTGCAAATTTCCAACAAAGTGATTATCCCACAGAGTGAGATTCAAATTAATGCAATTCGTTCGCAAGGAGCGGGAGGTCAAAATGTAAATAAGGTTTCCACAGCGATTCACTTGCGCTTTGATATTGCTGCTTCATCATTACCCAATTATTATAAAGAACAGCTTTTAAAGCTGAACGATCGACGGATCACCCAAGACGGAGTTATTGTAATAAAAGCGCAGGAACACCGAAGCCAAGAGAACAATCGAGAGTCAGCTTTGAAACGACTTCAAGAACTTATTCAAAGCGCAGTTGTAGTGACGATAAAACGCAAATCCACGAAACCAAGTCGCAGTTCTCAAAGAAAACGCCTTGACTACAAAACTAAGCGTGGACAGGTTAAGTCTAACAGAGCGGAAGTGACAGATTATTGA
- a CDS encoding PEP-CTERM sorting domain-containing protein (PEP-CTERM proteins occur, often in large numbers, in the proteomes of bacteria that also encode an exosortase, a predicted intramembrane cysteine proteinase. The presence of a PEP-CTERM domain at a protein's C-terminus predicts cleavage within the sorting domain, followed by covalent anchoring to some some component of the (usually Gram-negative) cell surface. Many PEP-CTERM proteins exhibit an unusual sequence composition that includes large numbers of potential glycosylation sites. Expression of one such protein has been shown restore the ability of a bacterium to form floc, a type of biofilm.): MKTFYKLAIASAIVGFGLGTLNTAQAASFTQTASDQGWWAAEGGLNGPNSNDNTNYVTGNIRGTDLRNFFKFDLGDVVGVTSATLQIQRFVGSGNPTETLGFFDVSTPADVLSQKNNSPNNTIYNDLGSGKNYGTFDVTTSGDPNEILSFALNSNAIADINARSGNFFSIGGALLGDLSEEYLFSESGDQGFAKLVVDTADSTHVPEPSALGGIVVVGVGGWWLKRKREVSLKNKS, encoded by the coding sequence ATGAAAACGTTTTATAAATTAGCAATTGCGTCTGCTATTGTTGGGTTCGGATTAGGAACGCTTAATACAGCCCAAGCAGCAAGTTTTACTCAGACTGCATCAGATCAAGGTTGGTGGGCTGCTGAAGGTGGGTTGAATGGGCCTAATTCTAACGATAATACCAACTACGTAACTGGAAATATACGTGGAACAGATTTACGTAACTTTTTTAAATTCGATCTTGGTGATGTAGTAGGAGTCACTTCAGCAACCTTGCAAATTCAACGATTTGTGGGTTCAGGAAATCCAACAGAGACTCTAGGTTTTTTTGATGTTTCAACACCTGCTGATGTGTTGAGTCAAAAAAATAATAGCCCCAATAACACTATTTATAATGATTTGGGCAGTGGTAAAAACTATGGAACTTTTGACGTCACTACTTCTGGCGATCCAAACGAAATCCTGAGTTTTGCTCTCAACTCTAACGCCATTGCAGATATTAACGCTAGAAGCGGAAATTTTTTCTCAATTGGAGGTGCGCTTTTAGGGGATCTTAGTGAGGAATATCTTTTTTCTGAGAGTGGCGATCAAGGGTTTGCTAAACTTGTGGTCGATACCGCCGATTCAACCCATGTTCCAGAACCTAGCGCCCTTGGTGGGATAGTGGTTGTTGGTGTTGGAGGCTGGTGGCTAAAGCGCAAGCGAGAAGTGTCTCTAAAAAACAAAAGTTAA
- a CDS encoding serine/threonine-protein kinase, translating to MTYHIIGKLLQGRYKIIQNLGAGVFGQTYIAVDVDYPENPKCVVKQIKVSSSESGYLDLEMLRLLFLTETQTLKLLGSHHQIPEFIACFEENERFYLVQEQIEGHALTAELPIDQQWGCLWSEREVVEFLIDVLGILEFVHSQGVIHCDIKPENLIRRNSDGKLVLIDFGSIQSIDFGIGAELPIHRIPVTSLGYIPPEQFIGQTQPNSDIYALGMIAIQALTGLEPLKLKADPYTNEIVWRSENTPVNDYLAAVLSQMIRYNYQDRFQSASEVLRVLKQIIWEQPAEILEAAVENHNPTSGNSSPLLTGMKVGLAANSLVMGFGVYSLINAAPAYSETETLSKATQEYQAGDLEEAIALAKSIPSHSNVYPEAQATIEEWQEQWQVAAQQYQIAQTAFYDSRWSDVIHAVANIPNISYWKSKTDKLVQQAYVNIEAQTQDLLAKAYDSADTKDFSAALQYLRQIPKESRAGALVQDKLAEYNRKRQIRAAYFLQKAYKQALVGDFNRAIKFLRNIPNDTLVYAQAQVKLNEYTQKQRLLTDYQNVASVKRKNSFFSKNAATNIQYVQGGN from the coding sequence ATGACCTACCACATAATCGGTAAATTACTACAAGGGCGTTACAAAATTATCCAAAACCTGGGTGCAGGGGTATTTGGACAAACATACATAGCTGTAGACGTAGATTATCCAGAGAATCCCAAATGCGTTGTTAAGCAGATTAAAGTTAGTAGTTCCGAATCCGGCTACTTGGACTTGGAGATGCTGAGGTTACTGTTTCTGACTGAAACCCAAACCCTGAAGCTTTTGGGAAGCCATCACCAAATTCCTGAATTTATCGCCTGCTTTGAAGAAAACGAGCGATTTTATTTAGTCCAAGAGCAGATTGAAGGACATGCGCTGACTGCGGAATTACCCATCGATCAACAATGGGGGTGTCTGTGGAGTGAAAGGGAAGTTGTAGAATTCCTGATAGATGTCTTAGGTATTCTGGAATTTGTTCATTCTCAGGGCGTTATCCATTGCGATATCAAACCAGAAAACTTGATCAGACGTAATAGCGATGGTAAATTAGTTCTGATTGACTTTGGCTCAATCCAGTCTATCGATTTTGGCATAGGTGCGGAATTGCCCATTCATAGAATTCCTGTCACTTCATTGGGATATATACCGCCAGAGCAATTTATTGGTCAAACACAGCCCAACAGTGATATTTATGCTTTGGGTATGATTGCCATCCAGGCTTTAACTGGGTTAGAACCACTAAAATTAAAAGCTGATCCTTATACTAATGAAATTGTTTGGCGTTCTGAAAACACGCCAGTTAACGATTATCTAGCTGCTGTTCTCAGCCAAATGATCCGCTACAATTACCAAGACCGATTTCAGTCTGCGAGTGAGGTGCTGCGAGTACTCAAACAAATAATATGGGAACAGCCAGCAGAAATATTAGAAGCGGCGGTTGAAAATCATAATCCTACATCTGGAAATTCATCTCCGTTATTAACAGGAATGAAAGTAGGACTGGCGGCTAATTCTTTAGTGATGGGATTTGGTGTATATTCTTTAATTAATGCTGCGCCTGCATACTCAGAAACAGAAACTTTATCTAAAGCCACACAAGAATATCAAGCAGGAGATTTAGAAGAAGCGATTGCACTTGCTAAATCAATTCCCTCCCACAGCAATGTTTATCCAGAAGCGCAAGCCACAATTGAAGAATGGCAAGAGCAATGGCAAGTAGCTGCACAGCAATACCAAATAGCTCAAACAGCTTTCTATGATAGCAGATGGTCAGATGTTATTCATGCTGTTGCTAATATTCCAAATATTTCATATTGGAAATCTAAAACAGATAAATTAGTTCAGCAAGCATACGTCAACATTGAAGCACAGACGCAAGATTTATTAGCAAAAGCTTACGATAGTGCCGATACAAAAGATTTTTCTGCTGCTTTACAATATCTGCGGCAAATTCCTAAAGAAAGTCGTGCGGGTGCTTTAGTTCAAGACAAATTAGCTGAATACAATCGAAAGCGCCAGATTAGAGCAGCTTACTTTTTACAGAAAGCCTATAAACAAGCACTTGTTGGAGATTTTAATCGAGCTATAAAATTTCTCCGAAATATTCCCAACGATACTCTAGTTTATGCTCAAGCTCAAGTCAAGTTGAATGAGTATACTCAAAAACAACGCCTGCTGACTGATTATCAAAATGTCGCTTCTGTAAAAAGAAAAAATTCATTTTTTTCTAAAAACGCAGCCACTAATATTCAATATGTTCAAGGAGGAAATTAG
- a CDS encoding DUF937 domain-containing protein — translation MGLFDQILGAVANPNQQGSLGQLGSIVNSVQQMSDRTGTNPSTIQSVLSIVGSQVRSALQQKQATDGNEAAQSLVNQYAGTSPNPQAVNSLFSPQIQQQVAQVAAGRTGLDAGIIQQLLPLAVPLVLNFLQSGANAQNPQGGGNSVLNSFLDADGDGDVDIADAIQMASRYMKR, via the coding sequence ATGGGACTTTTCGATCAAATTCTTGGTGCCGTTGCTAATCCCAATCAACAGGGCAGCTTAGGTCAATTAGGAAGTATTGTTAACAGTGTACAGCAAATGAGCGATCGCACTGGCACAAACCCGTCTACCATCCAATCAGTTTTGTCAATTGTCGGTAGTCAAGTGCGTTCTGCTTTACAACAAAAGCAAGCCACAGATGGTAATGAAGCCGCACAAAGTCTAGTTAATCAATATGCTGGGACTTCACCTAACCCCCAAGCCGTCAATTCGCTGTTTTCTCCTCAGATACAACAACAGGTAGCTCAGGTAGCTGCCGGGCGCACTGGATTGGATGCTGGTATAATTCAACAATTGCTGCCTTTAGCAGTACCTTTAGTACTGAATTTTTTGCAATCAGGTGCAAATGCTCAAAATCCCCAAGGTGGCGGTAACTCTGTATTGAATTCCTTCTTAGATGCTGACGGCGATGGTGATGTCGATATCGCTGATGCCATCCAAATGGCTAGTCGGTATATGAAACGGTAA
- a CDS encoding hybrid sensor histidine kinase/response regulator has translation MKTTIEGQKNSINCAFSKGIILVVDDNPANLQVLSSFLDQSSFEVWAARSGERAIQRLENDDLPDLILLDVMMPGIDGFETCKQLKSNPRVQDIPVIFMTALSETADKIKGLQLGAVDYITKPFQHEEVLVRIENHLKLRNLTKTLSAKNTELEQTQTQLIQAEKVAALGQITAGIAHEVNNPINFIAGNLNFVEQYVQEVVSLLYLYQKYLPDPPEEIKTAIKKSDLNFLLDDLSKIIQSMQLGTDRVTEIVSYLNNFSRHREKGKKLTNLHEGLDSTLLILGHRFKYNAHQPSIKLVKEYGSLPLVECFPGEINQVFMNLICNAIDAIEEKYKNKDIETVYQNPGVIKIKTEAIGEQVILRVADNGSGISKADATKIYDAFYTTKPVGKGTGLGLSIAYQIVVNNHHGKLKYDSKSGEGIEFIIELPIR, from the coding sequence TCCAGCTTTCTGGATCAGTCGAGTTTTGAAGTTTGGGCAGCACGGAGCGGTGAGAGAGCCATTCAGCGATTAGAAAATGATGATTTACCTGATTTAATCTTGCTGGATGTAATGATGCCTGGTATAGATGGTTTTGAAACCTGTAAACAGCTAAAAAGCAATCCTCGTGTCCAAGATATTCCGGTCATTTTTATGACAGCCCTCTCAGAAACTGCTGATAAAATCAAAGGTTTGCAATTGGGAGCCGTAGACTACATTACCAAACCTTTTCAGCATGAAGAAGTCTTAGTACGGATTGAAAATCATCTAAAGCTGAGAAATTTGACCAAAACCTTAAGCGCTAAAAACACCGAATTAGAACAGACTCAAACTCAACTGATTCAAGCAGAAAAGGTAGCAGCTTTAGGACAAATCACAGCAGGAATTGCTCATGAAGTTAATAATCCCATCAATTTTATAGCTGGCAACTTAAATTTTGTTGAACAGTATGTACAGGAGGTAGTTAGTTTACTGTATCTCTATCAAAAATATCTGCCCGATCCCCCAGAAGAAATTAAAACCGCGATTAAAAAAAGCGATCTAAATTTTTTGTTAGATGATTTATCTAAAATTATTCAATCCATGCAACTTGGTACAGATCGCGTTACAGAAATTGTGTCATATTTAAACAACTTTTCACGACACAGAGAAAAGGGTAAAAAACTAACCAACTTGCATGAAGGGTTAGATAGTACATTACTCATTCTGGGGCACCGCTTTAAATATAATGCTCATCAACCAAGTATCAAATTAGTCAAAGAATATGGAAGCTTGCCACTTGTTGAGTGTTTTCCTGGGGAAATTAATCAGGTTTTTATGAATTTAATTTGTAATGCGATCGATGCAATTGAAGAAAAGTATAAAAATAAAGATATTGAGACAGTTTATCAAAATCCTGGAGTTATTAAAATTAAAACTGAGGCAATTGGAGAGCAAGTTATTTTAAGAGTTGCCGACAATGGTTCAGGTATCAGTAAAGCAGATGCAACAAAAATATATGATGCTTTTTACACAACAAAACCTGTTGGTAAAGGAACAGGGCTTGGTCTATCTATTGCTTATCAAATTGTCGTAAATAATCATCACGGCAAGCTCAAATACGATTCCAAATCAGGTGAAGGCATAGAGTTTATCATTGAACTACCCATTCGATAA
- a CDS encoding YcjF family protein: MPLSRIVTLIVGLIVILGLALWLIDSLSRLYWQLSYSPLLGNLLLLLLIVLIGALVAAFVYYVLVIQSGEKRSRRNPKRVTAAQIPAGKSDAASTTLQAVRQQVGQIQDEVARQALLSKSREIEANLARGEIQVVVFGTGSAGKTSLVNAIMGRMVGQVDAPMGTTQVGETYCLRLKGLERKILITDTPGILEAGVAGTEREQMARELATEADLLLFVVDNDLRRSEYEPLRGLAEIGKRSLLVLNKTDLYTDEDKESILARLRQRVRGFIATNDVVAIAANPQPAQLETGETFQPEPDIVPLLRRTAAVLRAEGEDLVADNILLQSLRLGDEARKLIDGQRRRQADKIVERFQWIGAGVVSVTPIPVVDLLATAAVNAQMVVEIGRVYGCELNMERGRELALSLAKTIASLGIVKGAIELLSTALQLNVATFLIGRAIQGVTAAYLTRIAGKSFIEYFRHDQDWGDGGMTEVVQRQFQINRRDEFIKAFIQEAIARVVKPLQDKSEVVEHDEEVNS; encoded by the coding sequence ATGCCTCTGTCACGCATAGTAACGCTGATTGTTGGTCTGATCGTCATTTTGGGGCTAGCCCTATGGCTAATTGATTCCCTATCGCGCCTCTATTGGCAATTGTCCTATTCGCCGTTGCTAGGCAATTTGCTGCTGTTGCTGCTGATTGTCCTCATTGGGGCGTTGGTTGCCGCTTTTGTCTATTATGTATTGGTGATTCAATCTGGAGAAAAGCGATCGCGTCGCAACCCGAAGCGAGTAACTGCGGCGCAAATTCCTGCTGGCAAATCTGATGCTGCTTCTACAACTCTCCAGGCTGTGCGCCAACAGGTAGGGCAAATTCAAGATGAAGTAGCACGCCAAGCTTTATTAAGTAAATCGCGCGAGATTGAAGCCAACTTAGCACGGGGTGAAATTCAAGTAGTGGTATTTGGTACGGGGAGCGCTGGCAAAACTTCCCTAGTTAATGCGATTATGGGACGCATGGTCGGTCAAGTAGATGCACCGATGGGTACAACTCAGGTTGGAGAAACCTATTGTCTACGGTTGAAGGGATTAGAACGCAAGATTTTAATTACGGATACGCCAGGAATTTTAGAAGCAGGGGTGGCGGGAACGGAACGCGAACAAATGGCGCGAGAACTGGCTACAGAAGCCGATTTACTCTTGTTTGTGGTAGATAATGACTTACGGCGCTCAGAATATGAACCATTGCGGGGATTAGCAGAAATTGGCAAGCGATCGCTCTTAGTTCTCAACAAAACTGATTTATATACAGATGAAGATAAAGAATCAATCCTTGCAAGGTTGCGTCAACGGGTACGGGGATTTATTGCTACTAATGATGTGGTAGCGATCGCTGCTAATCCCCAACCTGCACAATTAGAAACTGGCGAAACCTTCCAACCGGAACCCGATATTGTTCCTTTGCTGCGGCGCACGGCTGCTGTTTTACGCGCCGAAGGTGAAGATTTGGTGGCGGATAATATTCTTTTACAATCTCTGCGATTGGGAGACGAAGCCCGAAAACTCATCGATGGCCAGCGTCGCCGTCAAGCTGACAAAATTGTAGAACGCTTTCAGTGGATTGGTGCTGGTGTGGTATCAGTTACGCCGATACCAGTGGTAGATTTGTTAGCCACAGCTGCTGTTAATGCTCAAATGGTCGTAGAAATTGGCAGAGTTTACGGCTGTGAATTGAATATGGAACGGGGACGAGAGTTAGCCCTTTCTTTAGCGAAAACTATAGCCAGTTTAGGCATTGTTAAGGGAGCGATTGAATTATTATCTACAGCTTTGCAACTCAACGTTGCTACTTTTCTTATTGGTAGAGCAATTCAAGGCGTGACAGCAGCTTATTTAACGCGAATTGCTGGTAAAAGTTTTATTGAATATTTTCGTCATGACCAAGATTGGGGTGATGGTGGAATGACAGAAGTTGTGCAGCGACAGTTTCAAATTAATCGCAGAGATGAGTTTATTAAGGCTTTTATTCAAGAAGCGATCGCGCGGGTAGTGAAGCCATTACAAGATAAATCTGAAGTAGTTGAACACGATGAAGAAGTCAATAGTTAA